From a region of the Enterobacter cancerogenus genome:
- the dppD gene encoding dipeptide ABC transporter ATP-binding protein produces the protein MALLTIDKLSVHFGDEGTPFRAVDRISYSVNQGEVVGIVGESGSGKSVSSLAIMGLIDYPGRVMAESLTFNGQDLKRISEKERRQLVGAEVAMIFQDPMTSLNPCYTVGYQIMEAIKVHQGGNKKTRRQRAIDLLTQVGIPDPASRLDVYPHQLSGGMSQRVMIAMAIACRPKLLIADEPTTALDVTIQAQIIELLLELQQKENMALVLITHDLALVAEAAHKIIVMYAGQVVETGNSHDIFRAPRHPYTQALLRALPEFAQDKARLASLPGVVPGKYDRPQGCLLNPRCPYATDKCRVDEPELNTLADGRQSKCHYPLDDAGRPTL, from the coding sequence ATGGCGTTATTAACTATAGATAAATTATCGGTGCACTTCGGAGACGAAGGCACACCGTTTCGCGCCGTGGACCGCATCAGCTACAGCGTAAATCAGGGCGAAGTGGTCGGCATTGTTGGGGAATCTGGTTCCGGTAAATCGGTGAGTTCACTGGCGATCATGGGGTTGATTGACTATCCCGGTCGCGTGATGGCAGAAAGCCTGACCTTTAACGGCCAGGATCTGAAGCGCATCTCCGAAAAAGAGCGTCGCCAGCTGGTGGGCGCTGAAGTGGCGATGATCTTCCAGGACCCGATGACCAGTCTCAACCCTTGCTACACCGTTGGCTACCAGATTATGGAAGCCATTAAGGTGCACCAGGGCGGCAATAAGAAAACGCGTCGTCAGCGGGCTATCGACCTGCTGACGCAGGTGGGAATACCTGACCCGGCATCGCGTCTGGACGTTTATCCGCACCAGCTCTCCGGCGGGATGAGCCAGCGCGTGATGATCGCCATGGCGATTGCCTGTCGGCCAAAGCTGCTGATTGCCGATGAACCGACCACCGCGCTGGACGTAACGATTCAGGCGCAAATCATCGAACTTCTGCTGGAGCTACAGCAGAAAGAGAACATGGCGCTGGTGCTGATTACGCACGACCTGGCGCTGGTGGCTGAAGCAGCACATAAAATTATCGTGATGTACGCAGGGCAGGTTGTGGAAACCGGCAACTCGCACGATATCTTCCGCGCGCCGCGTCACCCGTATACCCAGGCGCTGTTGCGCGCGCTGCCGGAGTTTGCTCAGGATAAAGCTCGTCTGGCCTCGCTGCCGGGCGTGGTGCCGGGCAAATATGACCGTCCGCAGGGCTGCCTGCTTAACCCGCGCTGCCCGTATGCGACGGACAAATGCCGTGTCGATGAGCCAGAGCTGAATACGCTGGCTGACGGCCGCCAGTCGAAATGTCACTACCCACTCGATGATGCCGGGAGGCCAACACTATGA
- the dppC gene encoding dipeptide ABC transporter permease DppC — protein MSQVTQNKVVAAPVPMTPLQEFWHYFKRNKGAVIGLVYVTIMILIAVFANVLSPYNPADQFRDALLAPPAWQDGGSLTHLLGTDDVGRDVLSRLMYGARLSLLVGCLVVVLSLIMGVVLGLIAGYFGGIVDNIIMRIVDIMLALPSLLLALVLVAVFGPSIGNAALALTFVALPHYVRLTRAAVLVEVNRDYVTASRVAGAGAMRQMFVNILPNCLAPLIVQASLGFSNAILDMAALGFLGMGAQPPTPEWGTMLSDVLQFAQSAWWVVTFPGLAILLTVLAFNLMGDGLRDALDPKLKQ, from the coding sequence ATGTCACAAGTAACTCAAAATAAAGTGGTCGCGGCGCCGGTTCCTATGACCCCGCTGCAGGAGTTCTGGCACTATTTCAAGCGCAACAAAGGCGCGGTTATCGGGCTGGTCTATGTCACCATCATGATCCTGATTGCGGTGTTTGCGAACGTGCTTTCACCGTATAACCCGGCGGATCAGTTCCGCGATGCGCTGCTCGCGCCACCTGCCTGGCAGGACGGCGGCAGCCTGACGCACCTGCTGGGGACCGATGACGTGGGCCGCGACGTGCTGTCGCGCCTGATGTACGGCGCGCGCCTGTCGCTGCTGGTCGGCTGTCTGGTGGTAGTGCTGTCGCTGATCATGGGCGTGGTTCTCGGTCTGATTGCCGGCTACTTCGGCGGTATCGTAGATAACATCATCATGCGCATCGTCGATATCATGCTGGCGCTGCCAAGCCTGCTGCTGGCTCTGGTGCTGGTGGCGGTCTTTGGGCCGTCGATAGGTAACGCCGCCCTGGCGCTGACCTTCGTGGCCCTTCCGCACTATGTTCGATTAACCCGCGCGGCCGTTCTGGTTGAAGTGAACCGCGACTATGTGACCGCTTCTCGCGTGGCGGGAGCAGGCGCCATGCGCCAGATGTTCGTCAACATTCTTCCTAACTGCCTTGCACCGCTGATTGTTCAGGCGTCGCTTGGTTTCTCTAACGCCATTCTTGATATGGCCGCTCTTGGCTTCCTTGGCATGGGTGCGCAGCCGCCAACACCGGAGTGGGGCACCATGCTCTCCGACGTGTTGCAGTTCGCACAAAGCGCCTGGTGGGTCGTCACCTTCCCAGGTCTGGCGATTCTGCTGACGGTGCTGGCATTTAACCTGATGGGTGATGGTCTGCGTGATGCACTTGATCCCAAACTGAAGCAGTAA
- the dppB gene encoding dipeptide ABC transporter permease DppB has protein sequence MLQFILRRLGLVIPTFIGITLLTFAFVHMIPGDPVMIMAGERGISPERHAQLLAELGLDKPMWQQYLHYIWGVLHGDLGISLKSRLPVWDEFVPRFKATLELGICAMIFATAVGIPVGVLAAVKRGSIFDHTAVGLALTGYSMPIFWWGMMLIMLVSVQWNLTPVSGRVSDMVFLDDTNPLTGFMLIDTAIWGEEGNFIDAVAHMILPAMVLGTIPLAVIVRMTRSSMLEVLGEDYIRTARAKGLTRMRVIIVHALRNAMLPVVTVIGLQVGTLLAGAILTETIFSWPGLGRWLIDALQRRDYPVVQGGVLLVATMIILVNLLVDLLYGVVNPRIRHKK, from the coding sequence ATGTTGCAGTTCATCCTCCGACGTCTGGGACTTGTCATCCCCACGTTTATCGGTATCACCCTTCTCACTTTTGCCTTCGTCCATATGATCCCCGGCGACCCGGTGATGATTATGGCGGGCGAGCGTGGTATTTCCCCTGAACGTCATGCCCAACTGCTGGCGGAACTCGGCCTTGATAAGCCGATGTGGCAGCAGTACCTCCATTACATCTGGGGCGTTCTGCACGGCGATTTAGGGATTTCACTGAAAAGCCGTCTCCCGGTGTGGGACGAGTTCGTGCCGCGGTTTAAAGCGACGCTGGAACTGGGTATCTGCGCCATGATTTTTGCAACCGCGGTGGGTATCCCCGTTGGCGTACTGGCTGCCGTTAAGCGCGGTTCAATTTTCGATCATACGGCCGTTGGCCTCGCGCTGACCGGCTACTCCATGCCTATCTTCTGGTGGGGCATGATGCTGATTATGCTGGTGTCGGTGCAGTGGAACCTGACGCCGGTGTCCGGGCGCGTCAGCGATATGGTCTTCCTTGACGATACCAACCCGTTGACCGGCTTCATGCTGATCGATACGGCTATCTGGGGCGAGGAGGGCAACTTCATTGATGCCGTGGCGCACATGATCCTGCCTGCAATGGTGCTGGGCACCATTCCTCTGGCGGTCATCGTGCGTATGACCCGTTCCTCGATGCTGGAAGTGCTGGGCGAAGACTACATCCGTACCGCGCGTGCTAAAGGGCTGACCCGTATGCGCGTGATCATCGTTCACGCCTTGCGTAACGCGATGCTGCCGGTGGTTACCGTTATCGGCCTGCAGGTGGGAACGCTGCTGGCAGGGGCGATCCTGACGGAAACCATCTTCTCCTGGCCGGGGCTGGGACGCTGGCTGATTGATGCATTGCAACGCCGTGACTATCCGGTGGTGCAGGGCGGTGTGCTGCTGGTTGCGACGATGATTATTCTCGTCAACCTGCTGGTCGATCTGCTGTACGGCGTGGTGAACCCGCGTATTCGACATAAGAAGTAA
- the dppA gene encoding dipeptide ABC transporter periplasmic-binding protein DppA, giving the protein MSISLKKSGMLKLGLSLVAMTVAASVQAKTLVYCSEGSPEGFNPQLFTSGTTYDASSVPIYNRLVEFKTGTTEVIPGLAEKWDVSEDGKTYTFHLRQGVKWQDSKEFKPTRDFNADDVVFSFDRQKNAQNPYHKVSGGSYEYFEGMGLPDLIAEVKKVDDKTVQFVLTRPEAPFLADLAMDFASILSKEYADNMLKAGTPEKVDLNPIGTGPFQLLQYQKDSRILYKAFPGYWGTKPQIDRLVFSITPDASVRYAKLQKNECQVMPYPNPADIARMKQDKNINLLEQAGLNVGYLSFNTEKKPFDDVKVRQALTYAVNKEAIIKAVYQGAGVAAKNLIPPTMWGYNDDIKDYTYDPEKAKALLKEAGQDKGFTVELWAMPVQRPYNPNARRMAEMVQADWAKIGVQAKIVTYEWGEYLKRAKAGEHQAVMMGWTGDNGDPDNFFATLFSCAAAKDGSNYSRWCYKPFEDLIQPARATDDHNKRIELYKQAQVVMHDQAPALIVAHSTVYEPVRKEVKGYVVDPLGKHHFENVSVE; this is encoded by the coding sequence ATGAGTATTTCCTTGAAGAAGTCAGGGATGCTGAAGCTTGGTCTGAGCCTGGTGGCTATGACCGTTGCAGCAAGTGTTCAGGCAAAAACCCTGGTTTACTGTTCTGAAGGCTCGCCGGAAGGCTTTAACCCACAGCTCTTTACCTCTGGTACAACGTACGACGCTAGCTCTGTACCTATCTATAACCGTCTGGTTGAATTCAAAACCGGTACTACGGAAGTGATTCCGGGTCTGGCTGAGAAGTGGGACGTCAGCGAAGACGGTAAGACCTATACCTTCCACCTGCGTCAGGGCGTGAAGTGGCAGGACAGCAAAGAGTTCAAACCTACGCGCGATTTCAACGCCGACGACGTGGTGTTCTCCTTCGACCGTCAGAAAAATGCCCAGAACCCGTACCACAAAGTGTCCGGCGGCAGCTATGAATACTTCGAAGGCATGGGTCTGCCTGACCTGATTGCTGAAGTGAAAAAAGTGGACGACAAAACCGTTCAGTTCGTGCTGACGCGTCCGGAAGCACCATTCCTGGCCGACCTGGCAATGGACTTCGCCTCTATTCTCTCTAAAGAGTATGCGGACAACATGCTGAAGGCCGGTACGCCTGAGAAAGTGGATCTGAATCCTATCGGGACCGGTCCGTTCCAGCTGCTGCAGTACCAGAAAGACTCCCGTATTCTGTACAAAGCCTTCCCGGGCTACTGGGGCACCAAGCCGCAGATTGACCGTCTGGTCTTCTCCATCACGCCTGATGCTTCTGTGCGCTACGCAAAACTGCAGAAAAACGAATGTCAGGTTATGCCGTACCCGAACCCGGCTGACATTGCGCGCATGAAGCAGGACAAAAACATCAACCTGCTGGAGCAGGCGGGCCTGAACGTGGGTTACCTCTCCTTTAATACCGAGAAGAAACCGTTTGATGACGTGAAAGTCCGTCAGGCGCTGACCTACGCGGTAAACAAAGAAGCGATCATCAAAGCCGTTTATCAGGGCGCTGGCGTTGCCGCGAAGAACCTGATCCCACCAACCATGTGGGGCTATAACGACGACATCAAGGACTACACCTACGATCCTGAGAAAGCGAAAGCGCTGCTGAAAGAAGCGGGCCAGGATAAAGGCTTTACCGTTGAGCTGTGGGCAATGCCTGTTCAGCGTCCATACAACCCGAACGCGCGCCGCATGGCGGAAATGGTTCAGGCTGACTGGGCGAAGATCGGCGTTCAGGCCAAGATCGTGACCTACGAGTGGGGCGAATACCTCAAGCGTGCCAAAGCGGGCGAGCACCAGGCGGTGATGATGGGCTGGACCGGCGACAATGGGGATCCGGATAACTTCTTCGCGACGCTGTTCAGCTGTGCGGCAGCGAAAGACGGTTCCAACTACTCTCGCTGGTGCTACAAGCCGTTTGAAGACCTGATCCAGCCAGCCCGCGCGACCGACGATCACAACAAACGTATTGAACTGTACAAACAAGCGCAGGTTGTTATGCACGATCAGGCTCCGGCGCTGATTGTTGCTCACTCCACCGTGTACGAGCCAGTGCGTAAAGAAGTGAAGGGCTACGTGGTTGATCCACTGGGCAAACACCACTTCGAAAACGTGTCTGTTGAATAA
- the eptB gene encoding kdo(2)-lipid A phosphoethanolamine 7''-transferase, which produces MKYIRSLTQQRLCLMLAVYIGLFLNGAVLFRRVEGYFEHLTVRNGIFAAIEVFGSILATFFLLRLLSLFGRRTWQILASLVVIISAAASYYMTFMNVVIGYGIVASVMTTDIDLSKEVVGKGFIVWTILTCLVPLFFIWSNTCRYTLLRQLRTRGQRVRNVVVVLLAGLLVWAPIRLMEKQQKRIEKATGVDMPSYGGVVANSYLPSNWLSALGLYAWAQADESSDVKSLINPTKKFTYQAPADGLDDTYVVFVIGETTRWDHMGILGYDRDTTPKLAQEKNLVAYRGYSCDTATKLSLRCMFVREGGASDNPQRTLKEQNVFAVLKQLGFSSDLFAMQSEMWFYSNTMADNIAYREQIGAEPRNRGKNVDDMLLLAEMSQSLKNHPQGKHLVILHTKGSHYSYYQRYTRDFAKWQPECVGINKDCSKQELINAYDNSVLYVDTFLSRVIDELRDKKAIVIYAADHGESINEKEHLHGTPRKLAPPEQFRVPMIMWMSDKYLENPEKAKMFAHLKKEAEMKVPRRHVELYDTIMGCLGYTSPNGGINENNNWCKVPDNAAKAAQ; this is translated from the coding sequence ATGAAATACATTAGGTCTCTTACCCAGCAAAGATTATGTCTGATGCTGGCTGTCTATATCGGATTATTTCTGAATGGCGCGGTACTGTTCAGACGAGTGGAAGGTTATTTCGAACACCTCACCGTAAGAAATGGAATTTTTGCTGCTATTGAAGTGTTCGGCTCTATCCTCGCCACATTCTTCCTGTTACGCCTGCTCTCTCTTTTTGGCCGACGCACCTGGCAAATTCTGGCCTCGTTGGTGGTGATCATTTCTGCCGCCGCCAGTTATTACATGACCTTTATGAATGTGGTCATTGGTTACGGCATTGTGGCGTCGGTAATGACCACCGATATCGATCTCTCGAAAGAGGTGGTCGGAAAAGGCTTTATCGTCTGGACGATTTTAACCTGCCTGGTCCCGCTCTTCTTTATCTGGAGTAACACCTGTCGTTATACGCTGTTACGTCAGCTGCGCACGCGTGGGCAGCGGGTCCGTAATGTCGTCGTCGTGTTGCTGGCCGGCCTGCTGGTGTGGGCGCCTATTCGCCTGATGGAAAAACAGCAAAAGAGGATCGAAAAAGCGACGGGCGTGGATATGCCAAGCTACGGCGGCGTGGTGGCCAACTCCTATTTGCCATCAAACTGGCTGTCGGCTTTGGGCCTGTATGCCTGGGCACAGGCGGATGAATCCAGCGATGTGAAATCGCTGATTAACCCAACGAAAAAATTCACCTATCAGGCACCGGCTGACGGGCTTGATGATACCTACGTCGTCTTTGTCATCGGCGAAACGACGCGCTGGGATCATATGGGTATTCTTGGTTACGATCGTGATACCACGCCAAAACTGGCGCAGGAGAAGAACCTGGTGGCTTACCGGGGTTATTCCTGTGATACCGCGACCAAACTCTCACTGCGCTGTATGTTTGTTCGCGAAGGCGGAGCCAGTGATAACCCGCAGCGCACCCTGAAAGAGCAGAACGTGTTTGCTGTGCTCAAGCAGCTTGGGTTCAGTTCAGACCTGTTCGCCATGCAAAGTGAGATGTGGTTCTACTCGAATACCATGGCGGATAATATCGCCTACCGCGAGCAGATTGGTGCCGAGCCGCGTAACCGTGGCAAAAATGTGGATGACATGCTGTTGCTTGCAGAGATGTCACAGTCTCTGAAGAACCATCCGCAAGGTAAGCACCTGGTTATTCTGCATACCAAAGGGTCGCATTACAGTTATTACCAGCGTTACACGCGCGATTTTGCCAAATGGCAGCCTGAGTGCGTGGGCATTAATAAAGACTGCAGCAAGCAGGAACTGATTAACGCCTATGATAACTCGGTGCTGTATGTCGATACTTTCCTGAGCCGGGTGATTGACGAGCTGCGCGATAAGAAAGCGATTGTTATTTACGCCGCCGATCACGGCGAGTCTATCAATGAAAAAGAGCACTTGCACGGTACGCCACGCAAGCTGGCACCGCCTGAGCAGTTCCGCGTGCCGATGATTATGTGGATGTCCGATAAGTATCTGGAAAACCCGGAGAAGGCGAAGATGTTTGCGCACCTCAAGAAAGAGGCAGAGATGAAAGTCCCACGCCGACACGTTGAGCTGTACGACACCATTATGGGCTGCCTGGGGTATACCTCACCGAACGGTGGGATTAACGAAAATAACAACTGGTGTAAAGTTCCCGATAACGCTGCAAAAGCCGCGCAGTAG